The DNA sequence GTCTATCTCTGTTCCCAAATACTTACTTAAAgactaataaatcattaatcTTTGCGAAACATCTAATACAATAGTGAAGCATGTTGTGTTGTAAACACTACGCCGGCCATGTTTAAACCGGTATTCCCAGCATTTAATGATGGAAGTTTCTGTTCATTCAAATTGCAAATTGATTTTATCTGTTCATTGTTTAATTTTCgagttaaaaacttttaaacgaaTGAACATTGGATGTTTCGATGCTGCCAACGCTTCGTTAAAAAGTAGATCACAGACTTTTGATCCCTATTTattgattgtaattttaattggatttgTTGAAGGCGCAATTGCAAGCGGATCGTCTAAACGTAGCTTTATAATGATAAGAAGATTAGAGCAATATTCATTGTGGTTATTTTCGGttcctttataatatttcaattaataaatctcCAAACATGGCTCTTACAAAGAAAAGCCAAAGTATGATTAATATGTTCATAGATGATAGTATAGATGACATAGACGACGGCTTTCATTCGGCTCCAGTAACAAGAGAAAATAGACATGATGTGTCCTTACAGGACGACGATGAAGACGACGATATACAAGATGTATCTTCACGAGATGACCTAAAGTTCCATGTAAGTGATGAGAACATTGGCCTAAATGCAATCGACGATAAAAAAGTAATGATAGACAAAGAATGGAAACACTTAGAAGATAATATTGCCAAACAGGAGTCTGATTTGGTTATAGTCAAAGCTGAAGATATGAGATTTGATAGTGCTTCCGATTTATTTAGTTATACGGATATTGGAGAACCTCAGAAAGAACAGTATCTGACGATTGATTTTAGTCCAGAAAAGGGCGTGGACGATGATCGTGAACTTTTAGAAAAATGTTCGAGTTTCTGGAAGTTTATAGACCAGTATCCTGAACTACAGTCACTGAGAGCTGAACCAGACAATCATGAAGACCTAGAGGTATGATAAGCTCCttaaacaataaagtaattatcTTCTTAGAATACTTTTTCAAACTCAGTTAAATAATATGACAGTCTGTATTAAAATATGCACTTTTTTGAGACAACTTCAGTCATGAAGGTCTCAGGTTCAAAAAgatttaacatttacaattgGATAGGCTGTTGGACTTTCTTAACTGCACCCAAAGTGCGTAATGCATCACGATTTCCATCCCtgcgtgatccacaaatgcttgacctgagtctgggtatctttctacatgtaacttgaatgtctgtgaaaccctgcgatacaaggattccTTAGTCCGGGggtcatttttttaaaggaaatccAATAACGaaagacatttttatatttctaggACGCATTTGTTCAGCATTCACCTTCCATCAGCTCTAAAACTTCGGTAGAAATAGGATCAAAGGAAATTGACATGAAGAGTTGTTCTTCTTCTACTTCATTTATGGCTTTACCCTGGCTGAAGAAACAAGGCACGTATTATGCTGATACCCTAACTAGGTTTAGTAATACGATTTTAAGACAAGACTCATTTATGCCTGTTTTCACTAATGATTTAAGAGATACGCTAAGCTGTTGCCTTAGGTTGTCGTAAAGATTTCGTGAATTTTGTGAAATTTCTGAGGCCCTGCGGATTGAGTCTGTATATTAGTGGCATAGtgtgttgtctcgct is a window from the Trichoplusia ni isolate ovarian cell line Hi5 chromosome 3, tn1, whole genome shotgun sequence genome containing:
- the LOC113508738 gene encoding uncharacterized protein LOC113508738, which translates into the protein MALTKKSQSMINMFIDDSIDDIDDGFHSAPVTRENRHDVSLQDDDEDDDIQDVSSRDDLKFHVSDENIGLNAIDDKKVMIDKEWKHLEDNIAKQESDLVIVKAEDMRFDSASDLFSYTDIGEPQKEQYLTIDFSPEKGVDDDRELLEKCSSFWKFIDQYPELQSLRAEPDNHEDLEDAFVQHSPSISSKTSVEIGSKEIDMKSCSSSTSFMALPWLKKQGTYYADTLTRFSNTILRQDSFMPVFTNDLRDTLSCCLRLS